In one Drosophila pseudoobscura strain MV-25-SWS-2005 chromosome X, UCI_Dpse_MV25, whole genome shotgun sequence genomic region, the following are encoded:
- the sd gene encoding protein scalloped isoform X15, which translates to MDCDYSKFLYKIGPGTIPSPWTPVNAGPPGALGSADTNGSMVDSKNLDVGDMSDDEKDLSSADAEGVWSPDIEQSFQEALSIYPPCGRRKIILSDEGKMYGRNELIARYIKLRTGKTRTRKQVSSHIQVLARRKLREIQAKIKVQFWQPGLQPSTSQDIKPFAQPPYPAGKPSTAVSGEIEAGIPSAQLPWEGRAIATHKFRLLEFTAFMEIQRDDMYNRHLFVQLGGKPSFSDPLLETVDIRQIFDKFPEKSGGLKDLYEKGPQNAFYLVKCWADLNTDITTGSESGDFYGVTSQYESNENIVLVCSTIVCSFGKQVVEKVESEYSRLENNRYVYRIQRSPMCEYMINFIQKLKNLPERYMMNSVLENFTILQVMRARETQETLLCIAYVFEVAAQNSGTTHHIYRLIKE; encoded by the exons TCGGACCCGGCACCATACCATCTCCGTGGACCCCAGTGAATGCCGGTCCTCCAGGTGCACTAGGTTCGGCAGACACAAATGGAAGTATGGTGGATAGTAAAAACTTGGATGTTGGTGATATGAGCGAT GATGAAAAGGATTTATCGTCTGCCGATGCTGAGGGCGTTTGGAGTCCAGATATTGAACAGAGCTTTCAAGAGGCATTATCTATATATCCACCATGTGGACGTAGAAAAATTATTTTGTCGGACGAGGGAAAAATGTATG gtcGCAACGAGCTTATTGCAAGGTACATTAAACTGCGTACTGGCAAGACGAGAACCCGCAAGCAAGTTAGCTCGCACATCCAAGTGCTCGCCAGGCGGAAACTGCGGGAAATTCAAGCGAAAATCAAAGTC CAATTTTGGCAGCCTGGACTGCAGCCCAGCACCTCGCAAGA CATCAAGCCGTTCGCACAGCCACCATATCCTGCGGGTAAACCATCAACGGCCGTGTCCGGGGAGATCGAAGCTGGTATTCCGTCCGCACAATTGCCATGGGAGGGGCGCGCTATTGCTACGCACAAATTCCGCTTACTAGAGTTCACTGCGTTCATGGAAATCCAACGAGATGACATG TATAACCGCCACCTTTTTGTGCAACTCGGCGGCAAGCCATCATTCTCCGATCCGCTACTTGAG ACAGTTGATATCCGACAAATATTTGACAAATTTCCGGAAAAGTCTGGCGGGCTGAAAGATCTCTATGAAAAGGGTccgcaaaatgcattttaccTGGTAAAGTGCTGGGCTGACTTAAATACCGATATTACGACAGGCAGCGAATCGGGTGATTTTTATGGGGTAACGAGCCA ATATGAAAGCAATGAGAACATCGTGCTGGTATGTTCGACGATTGTGTGCTCATTCGGCAAGCAAGTGGTGGAGAAAGTAGAGAGCGAGTACTCACGACTGGAAAATAATCGCTACGTCTACCGCATCCAGCGTTCACCTATGTGCGAGTACATGATTAATTTCATACAGAAACTTAAAAATTTACCCGAACGTTACATGATGAACAGCGTGCTAGAGAACTTTACAATATTACAA GTAATGCGAGCGCGAGAGACGCAAGAGACTCTTCTATGCATAGCGTATGTTTTTGAAGTGGCAGCGCAGAATAGCGGCACCACGCACCACATTTACCGTCTTATAAAGGAATAG
- the sd gene encoding protein scalloped isoform X4: MSFSRFCALRVSQCFRDFFFVIIVAHSRRSCAPPISTVIRRSLFGPGTIPSPWTPVNAGPPGALGSADTNGSMVDSKNLDVGDMSDDEKDLSSADAEGVWSPDIEQSFQEALSIYPPCGRRKIILSDEGKMYGRNELIARYIKLRTGKTRTRKQVSSHIQVLARRKLREIQAKIKVEPNGVSLHLLNGKDQTLQAMSTMTSSQIVSAQAANNLALAASALSVGMHHSKHHPHPAHQHQMGVAAAAAVAAAAAAAAAVVCQPTLGAAAGPCSTSVSKPPLNSSSSQRQCAHSHQNHSHHNLTHLPHSHMHPHHHQNAAAVAAVYHFQQHQKHQQQSGPSEPVVAAVSPILDVSITSQGMTPTQSQPLHHPPLYPGQFWQPGLQPSTSQDFYDYSIKPFAQPPYPAGKPSTAVSGEIEAGIPSAQLPWEGRAIATHKFRLLEFTAFMEIQRDDMLTLQYNRHLFVQLGGKPSFSDPLLETVDIRQIFDKFPEKSGGLKDLYEKGPQNAFYLVKCWADLNTDITTGSESGDFYGVTSQYESNENIVLVCSTIVCSFGKQVVEKVESEYSRLENNRYVYRIQRSPMCEYMINFIQKLKNLPERYMMNSVLENFTILQVMRARETQETLLCIAYVFEVAAQNSGTTHHIYRLIKE; this comes from the exons TCGGACCCGGCACCATACCATCTCCGTGGACCCCAGTGAATGCCGGTCCTCCAGGTGCACTAGGTTCGGCAGACACAAATGGAAGTATGGTGGATAGTAAAAACTTGGATGTTGGTGATATGAGCGAT GATGAAAAGGATTTATCGTCTGCCGATGCTGAGGGCGTTTGGAGTCCAGATATTGAACAGAGCTTTCAAGAGGCATTATCTATATATCCACCATGTGGACGTAGAAAAATTATTTTGTCGGACGAGGGAAAAATGTATG gtcGCAACGAGCTTATTGCAAGGTACATTAAACTGCGTACTGGCAAGACGAGAACCCGCAAGCAAGTTAGCTCGCACATCCAAGTGCTCGCCAGGCGGAAACTGCGGGAAATTCAAGCGAAAATCAAAGTC GAACCCAATGGTGTGTCCCTGCATTTATTAAATGGCAAAGATCAGACTCTGCAAGCCATGAGCACGATGACTAGTTCACAAATCGTATCTGCCCAAGCAGCCAATAATCTGGCACTGGCTGCTTCAGCGCTGTCCGTGGGTATGCACCACTCGAAGCATCACCCACATCCTGCTCACCAACACCAGATGGGTGTagctgccgcagcagcagtagctgctgcagcggcagcagccgcagcagtaGTGTGTCAGCCGACAttaggtgctgctgctgggccctGTTCTACGTCAGTCTCAAAGCCGCCGCTAAATTCGTCGTCCTCACAGCGACAATGTGCCCACTCTCACCAAAACCATTCCCATCACAATCTGACACACCTCCCGCATAGTCATATGCATCCCCATCATCACCAGAATGCGGCGGCCGTTGCAGCAGTGTACCACTTTCAGCAGCACCAAAAACACCAGCAGCAAAGTGGGCCAAGCGAGCCTGTCGTAGCCGCAGTATCACCGATTCTTGATGTCTCAATCACGAGTCAGGGCATGACACCAACACAATCCCAGCCATTACACCATCCGCCGTTGTATCCGGGC CAATTTTGGCAGCCTGGACTGCAGCCCAGCACCTCGCAAGA TTTCTATGATTACAGCATCAAGCCGTTCGCACAGCCACCATATCCTGCGGGTAAACCATCAACGGCCGTGTCCGGGGAGATCGAAGCTGGTATTCCGTCCGCACAATTGCCATGGGAGGGGCGCGCTATTGCTACGCACAAATTCCGCTTACTAGAGTTCACTGCGTTCATGGAAATCCAACGAGATGACATG TTAACCTTGCAGTATAACCGCCACCTTTTTGTGCAACTCGGCGGCAAGCCATCATTCTCCGATCCGCTACTTGAG ACAGTTGATATCCGACAAATATTTGACAAATTTCCGGAAAAGTCTGGCGGGCTGAAAGATCTCTATGAAAAGGGTccgcaaaatgcattttaccTGGTAAAGTGCTGGGCTGACTTAAATACCGATATTACGACAGGCAGCGAATCGGGTGATTTTTATGGGGTAACGAGCCA ATATGAAAGCAATGAGAACATCGTGCTGGTATGTTCGACGATTGTGTGCTCATTCGGCAAGCAAGTGGTGGAGAAAGTAGAGAGCGAGTACTCACGACTGGAAAATAATCGCTACGTCTACCGCATCCAGCGTTCACCTATGTGCGAGTACATGATTAATTTCATACAGAAACTTAAAAATTTACCCGAACGTTACATGATGAACAGCGTGCTAGAGAACTTTACAATATTACAA GTAATGCGAGCGCGAGAGACGCAAGAGACTCTTCTATGCATAGCGTATGTTTTTGAAGTGGCAGCGCAGAATAGCGGCACCACGCACCACATTTACCGTCTTATAAAGGAATAG
- the sd gene encoding protein scalloped isoform X3 gives MSFSRFCALRVSQCFRDFFFVIIVAHSRRSCAPPISTVIRRSLCTVLSMFGPGTIPSPWTPVNAGPPGALGSADTNGSMVDSKNLDVGDMSDDEKDLSSADAEGVWSPDIEQSFQEALSIYPPCGRRKIILSDEGKMYGRNELIARYIKLRTGKTRTRKQVSSHIQVLARRKLREIQAKIKVEPNGVSLHLLNGKDQTLQAMSTMTSSQIVSAQAANNLALAASALSVGMHHSKHHPHPAHQHQMGVAAAAAVAAAAAAAAAVVCQPTLGAAAGPCSTSVSKPPLNSSSSQRQCAHSHQNHSHHNLTHLPHSHMHPHHHQNAAAVAAVYHFQQHQKHQQQSGPSEPVVAAVSPILDVSITSQGMTPTQSQPLHHPPLYPGQFWQPGLQPSTSQDIKPFAQPPYPAGKPSTAVSGEIEAGIPSAQLPWEGRAIATHKFRLLEFTAFMEIQRDDMLTLQYNRHLFVQLGGKPSFSDPLLETVDIRQIFDKFPEKSGGLKDLYEKGPQNAFYLVKCWADLNTDITTGSESGDFYGVTSQYESNENIVLVCSTIVCSFGKQVVEKVESEYSRLENNRYVYRIQRSPMCEYMINFIQKLKNLPERYMMNSVLENFTILQVMRARETQETLLCIAYVFEVAAQNSGTTHHIYRLIKE, from the exons TCGGACCCGGCACCATACCATCTCCGTGGACCCCAGTGAATGCCGGTCCTCCAGGTGCACTAGGTTCGGCAGACACAAATGGAAGTATGGTGGATAGTAAAAACTTGGATGTTGGTGATATGAGCGAT GATGAAAAGGATTTATCGTCTGCCGATGCTGAGGGCGTTTGGAGTCCAGATATTGAACAGAGCTTTCAAGAGGCATTATCTATATATCCACCATGTGGACGTAGAAAAATTATTTTGTCGGACGAGGGAAAAATGTATG gtcGCAACGAGCTTATTGCAAGGTACATTAAACTGCGTACTGGCAAGACGAGAACCCGCAAGCAAGTTAGCTCGCACATCCAAGTGCTCGCCAGGCGGAAACTGCGGGAAATTCAAGCGAAAATCAAAGTC GAACCCAATGGTGTGTCCCTGCATTTATTAAATGGCAAAGATCAGACTCTGCAAGCCATGAGCACGATGACTAGTTCACAAATCGTATCTGCCCAAGCAGCCAATAATCTGGCACTGGCTGCTTCAGCGCTGTCCGTGGGTATGCACCACTCGAAGCATCACCCACATCCTGCTCACCAACACCAGATGGGTGTagctgccgcagcagcagtagctgctgcagcggcagcagccgcagcagtaGTGTGTCAGCCGACAttaggtgctgctgctgggccctGTTCTACGTCAGTCTCAAAGCCGCCGCTAAATTCGTCGTCCTCACAGCGACAATGTGCCCACTCTCACCAAAACCATTCCCATCACAATCTGACACACCTCCCGCATAGTCATATGCATCCCCATCATCACCAGAATGCGGCGGCCGTTGCAGCAGTGTACCACTTTCAGCAGCACCAAAAACACCAGCAGCAAAGTGGGCCAAGCGAGCCTGTCGTAGCCGCAGTATCACCGATTCTTGATGTCTCAATCACGAGTCAGGGCATGACACCAACACAATCCCAGCCATTACACCATCCGCCGTTGTATCCGGGC CAATTTTGGCAGCCTGGACTGCAGCCCAGCACCTCGCAAGA CATCAAGCCGTTCGCACAGCCACCATATCCTGCGGGTAAACCATCAACGGCCGTGTCCGGGGAGATCGAAGCTGGTATTCCGTCCGCACAATTGCCATGGGAGGGGCGCGCTATTGCTACGCACAAATTCCGCTTACTAGAGTTCACTGCGTTCATGGAAATCCAACGAGATGACATG TTAACCTTGCAGTATAACCGCCACCTTTTTGTGCAACTCGGCGGCAAGCCATCATTCTCCGATCCGCTACTTGAG ACAGTTGATATCCGACAAATATTTGACAAATTTCCGGAAAAGTCTGGCGGGCTGAAAGATCTCTATGAAAAGGGTccgcaaaatgcattttaccTGGTAAAGTGCTGGGCTGACTTAAATACCGATATTACGACAGGCAGCGAATCGGGTGATTTTTATGGGGTAACGAGCCA ATATGAAAGCAATGAGAACATCGTGCTGGTATGTTCGACGATTGTGTGCTCATTCGGCAAGCAAGTGGTGGAGAAAGTAGAGAGCGAGTACTCACGACTGGAAAATAATCGCTACGTCTACCGCATCCAGCGTTCACCTATGTGCGAGTACATGATTAATTTCATACAGAAACTTAAAAATTTACCCGAACGTTACATGATGAACAGCGTGCTAGAGAACTTTACAATATTACAA GTAATGCGAGCGCGAGAGACGCAAGAGACTCTTCTATGCATAGCGTATGTTTTTGAAGTGGCAGCGCAGAATAGCGGCACCACGCACCACATTTACCGTCTTATAAAGGAATAG
- the sd gene encoding protein scalloped isoform X2 codes for MSFSRFCALRVSQCFRDFFFVIIVAHSRRSCAPPISTVIRRSLCTVLSMFGPGTIPSPWTPVNAGPPGALGSADTNGSMVDSKNLDVGDMSDDEKDLSSADAEGVWSPDIEQSFQEALSIYPPCGRRKIILSDEGKMYGRNELIARYIKLRTGKTRTRKQVSSHIQVLARRKLREIQAKIKVEPNGVSLHLLNGKDQTLQAMSTMTSSQIVSAQAANNLALAASALSVGMHHSKHHPHPAHQHQMGVAAAAAVAAAAAAAAAVVCQPTLGAAAGPCSTSVSKPPLNSSSSQRQCAHSHQNHSHHNLTHLPHSHMHPHHHQNAAAVAAVYHFQQHQKHQQQSGPSEPVVAAVSPILDVSITSQGMTPTQSQPLHHPPLYPGQFWQPGLQPSTSQDFYDYSIKPFAQPPYPAGKPSTAVSGEIEAGIPSAQLPWEGRAIATHKFRLLEFTAFMEIQRDDMYNRHLFVQLGGKPSFSDPLLETVDIRQIFDKFPEKSGGLKDLYEKGPQNAFYLVKCWADLNTDITTGSESGDFYGVTSQYESNENIVLVCSTIVCSFGKQVVEKVESEYSRLENNRYVYRIQRSPMCEYMINFIQKLKNLPERYMMNSVLENFTILQVMRARETQETLLCIAYVFEVAAQNSGTTHHIYRLIKE; via the exons TCGGACCCGGCACCATACCATCTCCGTGGACCCCAGTGAATGCCGGTCCTCCAGGTGCACTAGGTTCGGCAGACACAAATGGAAGTATGGTGGATAGTAAAAACTTGGATGTTGGTGATATGAGCGAT GATGAAAAGGATTTATCGTCTGCCGATGCTGAGGGCGTTTGGAGTCCAGATATTGAACAGAGCTTTCAAGAGGCATTATCTATATATCCACCATGTGGACGTAGAAAAATTATTTTGTCGGACGAGGGAAAAATGTATG gtcGCAACGAGCTTATTGCAAGGTACATTAAACTGCGTACTGGCAAGACGAGAACCCGCAAGCAAGTTAGCTCGCACATCCAAGTGCTCGCCAGGCGGAAACTGCGGGAAATTCAAGCGAAAATCAAAGTC GAACCCAATGGTGTGTCCCTGCATTTATTAAATGGCAAAGATCAGACTCTGCAAGCCATGAGCACGATGACTAGTTCACAAATCGTATCTGCCCAAGCAGCCAATAATCTGGCACTGGCTGCTTCAGCGCTGTCCGTGGGTATGCACCACTCGAAGCATCACCCACATCCTGCTCACCAACACCAGATGGGTGTagctgccgcagcagcagtagctgctgcagcggcagcagccgcagcagtaGTGTGTCAGCCGACAttaggtgctgctgctgggccctGTTCTACGTCAGTCTCAAAGCCGCCGCTAAATTCGTCGTCCTCACAGCGACAATGTGCCCACTCTCACCAAAACCATTCCCATCACAATCTGACACACCTCCCGCATAGTCATATGCATCCCCATCATCACCAGAATGCGGCGGCCGTTGCAGCAGTGTACCACTTTCAGCAGCACCAAAAACACCAGCAGCAAAGTGGGCCAAGCGAGCCTGTCGTAGCCGCAGTATCACCGATTCTTGATGTCTCAATCACGAGTCAGGGCATGACACCAACACAATCCCAGCCATTACACCATCCGCCGTTGTATCCGGGC CAATTTTGGCAGCCTGGACTGCAGCCCAGCACCTCGCAAGA TTTCTATGATTACAGCATCAAGCCGTTCGCACAGCCACCATATCCTGCGGGTAAACCATCAACGGCCGTGTCCGGGGAGATCGAAGCTGGTATTCCGTCCGCACAATTGCCATGGGAGGGGCGCGCTATTGCTACGCACAAATTCCGCTTACTAGAGTTCACTGCGTTCATGGAAATCCAACGAGATGACATG TATAACCGCCACCTTTTTGTGCAACTCGGCGGCAAGCCATCATTCTCCGATCCGCTACTTGAG ACAGTTGATATCCGACAAATATTTGACAAATTTCCGGAAAAGTCTGGCGGGCTGAAAGATCTCTATGAAAAGGGTccgcaaaatgcattttaccTGGTAAAGTGCTGGGCTGACTTAAATACCGATATTACGACAGGCAGCGAATCGGGTGATTTTTATGGGGTAACGAGCCA ATATGAAAGCAATGAGAACATCGTGCTGGTATGTTCGACGATTGTGTGCTCATTCGGCAAGCAAGTGGTGGAGAAAGTAGAGAGCGAGTACTCACGACTGGAAAATAATCGCTACGTCTACCGCATCCAGCGTTCACCTATGTGCGAGTACATGATTAATTTCATACAGAAACTTAAAAATTTACCCGAACGTTACATGATGAACAGCGTGCTAGAGAACTTTACAATATTACAA GTAATGCGAGCGCGAGAGACGCAAGAGACTCTTCTATGCATAGCGTATGTTTTTGAAGTGGCAGCGCAGAATAGCGGCACCACGCACCACATTTACCGTCTTATAAAGGAATAG
- the sd gene encoding protein scalloped isoform X6, whose protein sequence is MKNITSSSTCSTGLLQLQNNLNNRELDIFGKSETVGPGTIPSPWTPVNAGPPGALGSADTNGSMVDSKNLDVGDMSDDEKDLSSADAEGVWSPDIEQSFQEALSIYPPCGRRKIILSDEGKMYGRNELIARYIKLRTGKTRTRKQVSSHIQVLARRKLREIQAKIKVEPNGVSLHLLNGKDQTLQAMSTMTSSQIVSAQAANNLALAASALSVGMHHSKHHPHPAHQHQMGVAAAAAVAAAAAAAAAVVCQPTLGAAAGPCSTSVSKPPLNSSSSQRQCAHSHQNHSHHNLTHLPHSHMHPHHHQNAAAVAAVYHFQQHQKHQQQSGPSEPVVAAVSPILDVSITSQGMTPTQSQPLHHPPLYPGQFWQPGLQPSTSQDFYDYSIKPFAQPPYPAGKPSTAVSGEIEAGIPSAQLPWEGRAIATHKFRLLEFTAFMEIQRDDMLTLQYNRHLFVQLGGKPSFSDPLLETVDIRQIFDKFPEKSGGLKDLYEKGPQNAFYLVKCWADLNTDITTGSESGDFYGVTSQYESNENIVLVCSTIVCSFGKQVVEKVESEYSRLENNRYVYRIQRSPMCEYMINFIQKLKNLPERYMMNSVLENFTILQVMRARETQETLLCIAYVFEVAAQNSGTTHHIYRLIKE, encoded by the exons TCGGACCCGGCACCATACCATCTCCGTGGACCCCAGTGAATGCCGGTCCTCCAGGTGCACTAGGTTCGGCAGACACAAATGGAAGTATGGTGGATAGTAAAAACTTGGATGTTGGTGATATGAGCGAT GATGAAAAGGATTTATCGTCTGCCGATGCTGAGGGCGTTTGGAGTCCAGATATTGAACAGAGCTTTCAAGAGGCATTATCTATATATCCACCATGTGGACGTAGAAAAATTATTTTGTCGGACGAGGGAAAAATGTATG gtcGCAACGAGCTTATTGCAAGGTACATTAAACTGCGTACTGGCAAGACGAGAACCCGCAAGCAAGTTAGCTCGCACATCCAAGTGCTCGCCAGGCGGAAACTGCGGGAAATTCAAGCGAAAATCAAAGTC GAACCCAATGGTGTGTCCCTGCATTTATTAAATGGCAAAGATCAGACTCTGCAAGCCATGAGCACGATGACTAGTTCACAAATCGTATCTGCCCAAGCAGCCAATAATCTGGCACTGGCTGCTTCAGCGCTGTCCGTGGGTATGCACCACTCGAAGCATCACCCACATCCTGCTCACCAACACCAGATGGGTGTagctgccgcagcagcagtagctgctgcagcggcagcagccgcagcagtaGTGTGTCAGCCGACAttaggtgctgctgctgggccctGTTCTACGTCAGTCTCAAAGCCGCCGCTAAATTCGTCGTCCTCACAGCGACAATGTGCCCACTCTCACCAAAACCATTCCCATCACAATCTGACACACCTCCCGCATAGTCATATGCATCCCCATCATCACCAGAATGCGGCGGCCGTTGCAGCAGTGTACCACTTTCAGCAGCACCAAAAACACCAGCAGCAAAGTGGGCCAAGCGAGCCTGTCGTAGCCGCAGTATCACCGATTCTTGATGTCTCAATCACGAGTCAGGGCATGACACCAACACAATCCCAGCCATTACACCATCCGCCGTTGTATCCGGGC CAATTTTGGCAGCCTGGACTGCAGCCCAGCACCTCGCAAGA TTTCTATGATTACAGCATCAAGCCGTTCGCACAGCCACCATATCCTGCGGGTAAACCATCAACGGCCGTGTCCGGGGAGATCGAAGCTGGTATTCCGTCCGCACAATTGCCATGGGAGGGGCGCGCTATTGCTACGCACAAATTCCGCTTACTAGAGTTCACTGCGTTCATGGAAATCCAACGAGATGACATG TTAACCTTGCAGTATAACCGCCACCTTTTTGTGCAACTCGGCGGCAAGCCATCATTCTCCGATCCGCTACTTGAG ACAGTTGATATCCGACAAATATTTGACAAATTTCCGGAAAAGTCTGGCGGGCTGAAAGATCTCTATGAAAAGGGTccgcaaaatgcattttaccTGGTAAAGTGCTGGGCTGACTTAAATACCGATATTACGACAGGCAGCGAATCGGGTGATTTTTATGGGGTAACGAGCCA ATATGAAAGCAATGAGAACATCGTGCTGGTATGTTCGACGATTGTGTGCTCATTCGGCAAGCAAGTGGTGGAGAAAGTAGAGAGCGAGTACTCACGACTGGAAAATAATCGCTACGTCTACCGCATCCAGCGTTCACCTATGTGCGAGTACATGATTAATTTCATACAGAAACTTAAAAATTTACCCGAACGTTACATGATGAACAGCGTGCTAGAGAACTTTACAATATTACAA GTAATGCGAGCGCGAGAGACGCAAGAGACTCTTCTATGCATAGCGTATGTTTTTGAAGTGGCAGCGCAGAATAGCGGCACCACGCACCACATTTACCGTCTTATAAAGGAATAG
- the sd gene encoding protein scalloped isoform X5 yields the protein MSFSRFCALRVSQCFRDFFFVIIVAHSRRSCAPPISTVIRRSLCTVLSMFGPGTIPSPWTPVNAGPPGALGSADTNGSMVDSKNLDVGDMSDDEKDLSSADAEGVWSPDIEQSFQEALSIYPPCGRRKIILSDEGKMYGRNELIARYIKLRTGKTRTRKQVSSHIQVLARRKLREIQAKIKVEPNGVSLHLLNGKDQTLQAMSTMTSSQIVSAQAANNLALAASALSVGMHHSKHHPHPAHQHQMGVAAAAAVAAAAAAAAAVVCQPTLGAAAGPCSTSVSKPPLNSSSSQRQCAHSHQNHSHHNLTHLPHSHMHPHHHQNAAAVAAVYHFQQHQKHQQQSGPSEPVVAAVSPILDVSITSQGMTPTQSQPLHHPPLYPGQFWQPGLQPSTSQDIKPFAQPPYPAGKPSTAVSGEIEAGIPSAQLPWEGRAIATHKFRLLEFTAFMEIQRDDMYNRHLFVQLGGKPSFSDPLLETVDIRQIFDKFPEKSGGLKDLYEKGPQNAFYLVKCWADLNTDITTGSESGDFYGVTSQYESNENIVLVCSTIVCSFGKQVVEKVESEYSRLENNRYVYRIQRSPMCEYMINFIQKLKNLPERYMMNSVLENFTILQVMRARETQETLLCIAYVFEVAAQNSGTTHHIYRLIKE from the exons TCGGACCCGGCACCATACCATCTCCGTGGACCCCAGTGAATGCCGGTCCTCCAGGTGCACTAGGTTCGGCAGACACAAATGGAAGTATGGTGGATAGTAAAAACTTGGATGTTGGTGATATGAGCGAT GATGAAAAGGATTTATCGTCTGCCGATGCTGAGGGCGTTTGGAGTCCAGATATTGAACAGAGCTTTCAAGAGGCATTATCTATATATCCACCATGTGGACGTAGAAAAATTATTTTGTCGGACGAGGGAAAAATGTATG gtcGCAACGAGCTTATTGCAAGGTACATTAAACTGCGTACTGGCAAGACGAGAACCCGCAAGCAAGTTAGCTCGCACATCCAAGTGCTCGCCAGGCGGAAACTGCGGGAAATTCAAGCGAAAATCAAAGTC GAACCCAATGGTGTGTCCCTGCATTTATTAAATGGCAAAGATCAGACTCTGCAAGCCATGAGCACGATGACTAGTTCACAAATCGTATCTGCCCAAGCAGCCAATAATCTGGCACTGGCTGCTTCAGCGCTGTCCGTGGGTATGCACCACTCGAAGCATCACCCACATCCTGCTCACCAACACCAGATGGGTGTagctgccgcagcagcagtagctgctgcagcggcagcagccgcagcagtaGTGTGTCAGCCGACAttaggtgctgctgctgggccctGTTCTACGTCAGTCTCAAAGCCGCCGCTAAATTCGTCGTCCTCACAGCGACAATGTGCCCACTCTCACCAAAACCATTCCCATCACAATCTGACACACCTCCCGCATAGTCATATGCATCCCCATCATCACCAGAATGCGGCGGCCGTTGCAGCAGTGTACCACTTTCAGCAGCACCAAAAACACCAGCAGCAAAGTGGGCCAAGCGAGCCTGTCGTAGCCGCAGTATCACCGATTCTTGATGTCTCAATCACGAGTCAGGGCATGACACCAACACAATCCCAGCCATTACACCATCCGCCGTTGTATCCGGGC CAATTTTGGCAGCCTGGACTGCAGCCCAGCACCTCGCAAGA CATCAAGCCGTTCGCACAGCCACCATATCCTGCGGGTAAACCATCAACGGCCGTGTCCGGGGAGATCGAAGCTGGTATTCCGTCCGCACAATTGCCATGGGAGGGGCGCGCTATTGCTACGCACAAATTCCGCTTACTAGAGTTCACTGCGTTCATGGAAATCCAACGAGATGACATG TATAACCGCCACCTTTTTGTGCAACTCGGCGGCAAGCCATCATTCTCCGATCCGCTACTTGAG ACAGTTGATATCCGACAAATATTTGACAAATTTCCGGAAAAGTCTGGCGGGCTGAAAGATCTCTATGAAAAGGGTccgcaaaatgcattttaccTGGTAAAGTGCTGGGCTGACTTAAATACCGATATTACGACAGGCAGCGAATCGGGTGATTTTTATGGGGTAACGAGCCA ATATGAAAGCAATGAGAACATCGTGCTGGTATGTTCGACGATTGTGTGCTCATTCGGCAAGCAAGTGGTGGAGAAAGTAGAGAGCGAGTACTCACGACTGGAAAATAATCGCTACGTCTACCGCATCCAGCGTTCACCTATGTGCGAGTACATGATTAATTTCATACAGAAACTTAAAAATTTACCCGAACGTTACATGATGAACAGCGTGCTAGAGAACTTTACAATATTACAA GTAATGCGAGCGCGAGAGACGCAAGAGACTCTTCTATGCATAGCGTATGTTTTTGAAGTGGCAGCGCAGAATAGCGGCACCACGCACCACATTTACCGTCTTATAAAGGAATAG